In the genome of Triticum urartu cultivar G1812 chromosome 5, Tu2.1, whole genome shotgun sequence, one region contains:
- the LOC125505975 gene encoding ammonium transporter 2 member 5-like: MATEAAPEWLDKGDNAWQLAAAALVGLQSVPGLVILYGSIVKKKWAVNSALMALYAFAATMVCWCLWGFRMSFGDRLLPFVGRPDFAGLDAAGFLSRQGFAGAYPAATLLFFQFVFAAITLILVAGSLLGRMDFRAWMIFVPLWLTFSYTVGAFSVWSPNGFLFKAGVMDFAGGYVIHLSSGIAGFTAAFWVGPRTAKDRETFPPNNIILTLAGAGLLWMGWTGFNGGAPYAANIDASVAVVNTHLCTATSLLVWLILDCFVFGRPSAFGAVQGMITGLVCITPAAGLVQGWAAMLMGLVSGSVPWFTMMVLHKRCRLLRHVDDTLAILHTHGVAGSLGGLMTGLLAEPRLCRLFFGDDPRYVGFVYAVRGGRVSAGFRQMGVQLAGIAFIVALNVVVTSIICLLVRVAVPLRLSEEQLAAGDDAIHGEDAYAVWGEGETYEQSVHGSRRYQMTANPMSSKVDEII; this comes from the coding sequence ATGGCGACGGAGGCGGCGCCGGAGTGGCTGGACAAGGGCGACAACGCGTGGcagctggcggcggcggcgctggtgggGCTGCAGAGCGTGCCGGGCCTGGTCATCCTCTACGGCAGCATCGTCAAGAAGAAGTGGGCCGTCAACTCCGCCCTCATGGCGCTCTACGCCTTCGCCGCCACCATGGTCTGCTGGTGCCTCTGGGGCTTCCGCATGTCCTTCggcgaccgcctcctccccttcgTCGGCCGCCCCGACTTCGCCGGCCTCGACGCCGCAGGCTTCCTCTCCCGCCAGGGCTTCGCCGGCGCCTACCCGGCCGCCACGCTCCTCTTCTTCCAGTTCGTCTTCGCCGCCATCACGCTCATCCTCGTCGCCGGCTCGCTCCTGGGCCGCATGGACTTCCGGGCATGGATGATCTTCGTGCCCCTCTGGCTCACCTTCTCCTACACCGTCGGCGCCTTCAGCGTGTGGAGCCCCAACGGGTTCCTCTTCAAGGCCGGCGTCATGGACTTCGCCGGCGGCTACGTCATCCACCTCTCCTCCGGCATCGCCGGCTTCACCGCCGCCTTCTGGGTCGGCCCGAGGACGGCCAAGGACAGGGAGACGTTTCCGCCCAACAACATCATCCTCACGCTCGCCGGCGCGGGGCTGCTGTGGATGGGGTGGACGGGGTTCAACGGCGGCGCTCCGTACGCCGCCAACATCGACGCGTCCGTCGCCGTCGTCAACACACACCTCTGCACGGCCACGAGCCTCCTGGTGTGGCTCATCCTCGACTGCTTCGTCTTCGGCCGCCCCTCGGCCTTCGGCGCCGTCCAGGGCATGATCACCGGCCTCGTCTGCATCACCCCGGCCGCCGGGCTGGTGCAGGGCTGGGCGGCGATGCTGATGGGGCTCGTCTCCGGGAGCGTGCCGTGGTTCACCATGATGGTGCTGCACAAGCGGTGCCGGCTCCTGAGGCACGTGGACGACACGCTCGCCATCCTCCACACGCACGGCGTGGCCGGCAGCCTCGGCGGCCTCATGACGGGCCTCCTGGCGGAGCCGCGGCTATGCCGGCTCTTCTTCGGCGACGACCCGCGGTACGTGGGATTCGTGTACGCGGTCAGGGGCGGGCGCGTCTCCGCGGGGTTTCGGCAGATGGGCGTGCAGCTGGCCGGGATCGCGTTCATCGTGGCCCTCAACGTCGTCGTCACGAGCATCATTTGCCTGCTCGTCAGGGTGGCCGTGCCGCTCCGACTCAGCGAGGAGCAGCTGGCGGCCGGCGACGACGCCATACACGGGGAGGACGCGTACGCGGTGTGGGGCGAGGGCGAGACGTACGAGCAGTCCGTGCATGGGAGCCGGCGATACCAAATGACGGCCAATCCTATGTCGTCCAAGGTTGATGAGATCATCTGA